From a region of the Pristis pectinata isolate sPriPec2 chromosome 2, sPriPec2.1.pri, whole genome shotgun sequence genome:
- the LOC127583278 gene encoding interleukin-8-like, with protein MNSRVMLSILALSLLFAASIQGASIGNTGMNLRCQCIKTSSTFIHPKFMENIEIIPKGPHCETVNIIATLRSGNRVCLNPEADWVKKIINRMINVSKKKPEVQ; from the exons ATGAACAGCAGAGTTATGCTCTCCATCCTTGCCCTCTCTTTGCTGTTTGCAGCTTCTATACAAG GAGCATCAATTGGAAACACAGGAATGAACCTGCGCTGTCAGTGTATCAAAACATCTTCAACATTCATCCATCCAAAGTTCATGGAGAACATTGAAATTATTCCAAAAGGTCCCCACTGTGAAACTGTAAACATCAT tGCCACCCTCAGAAGTGGCAATCGAGTCTGTCTGAACCCTGAAGCAGACTGGGTGAAGAAAATTATTAACAGGATGATTAATGT TTCCAAGAAGAAACCTGAAGTTCAATGA